One genomic segment of Pseudorca crassidens isolate mPseCra1 chromosome X, mPseCra1.hap1, whole genome shotgun sequence includes these proteins:
- the MED12 gene encoding mediator of RNA polymerase II transcription subunit 12 isoform X11 yields the protein MAAFGILSYEHRPLKRPRLGPPDVYPQDPKQKEDELTALNVKQGFNNQPAVSGDEHGSAKNVNFNPAKISSNFSSIIAEKLRCNTLPDTGRRKPQVNQKDNFWLVTARSQSAINTWFTDLAGTKPLTQLAKKVPIFSKKEEVFGYLAKYTVPVMRAAWLIKMTCAYYAAITETKVKKRHVIDPFMEWTQIITKYLWEQLQKMAEYYRPGPSGSGGCGSTIGPLPHDVEVAIRQWDYNEKLAMFMFQDGMLDRHEFLTWVLECFEKIRPGEDELLKLLLPLLLRYSGEFVQSAYLSRRLAYFCTRRLALQLDGMSSHSSHVMSAQSTSTLPTTPAPQPPTSSTPSTPFSDLLMCPQHRPLVFGLSCILQTILLCCPSALVWHYSLTDSRIKTGSPLDHLPIAPSNLPMPEGNSAFTQQVRAKLREIEQQIKERGQAVEVRWSFDKCQEATAGFTIGRVLHTLEVLDSHSFERSDFSNSLDSLCNRIFGLGPSKDGHEISSDDDAVVSLLCEWAVSCKRSGRHRAMVVAKLLEKRQAEIEAERCGESEAADEKGSIASGSLSAPSAPIFQDVLLQFLDTQAPMLTDPRSESERVEFFNLVLLFCELIRHDVFSHNMYTCTLISRGDLAFGAPGPRPPSPFDDPADDPERKEAEGSSSSKLEDPGLSESMDIDPSSSVLFEDMEKPDFSLFSPTMPCEGKGSPSPEKPDVEKEVKPPPKEKLEGTLGVLYDQPRHVQYATHFPIPQEESCSHECNQRLVVLFGVGKQRDDARHAIKKITKDILKVLNRKGTAETDQLAPIVPLNPGDLTFLGGEDGQKRRRNRPEAFPTAEDIFAKFQHLSHYDQHQVTAQVSRNVLEQITSFALGMSYHLPLVQHVQFIFDLMEYSLSISGLIDFAIQLLNELSVVEAELLLKSSDLVGSYTTSLCLCIVAVLRHYHACLILNQDQMAQVFEGLCGVVKHGMNRSDGSSAERCILAYLYDLYTSCSHLKSKFGELFSDFCSKVKNTIYCNVEPSESNMRWAPEFMIDTLENPAAHTFTYTGLGKSLSENPANRYSFVCNALMHVCVGHHDPDRVNDIAILCAELTGYCKSLSAEWLGVLKALCCSSNNGTCGFNDLLCNVDVSDLSFHDSLATFVAILIARQCLLLEDLIRCAAIPSLLNAACSEQDSEPGARLTCRILLHLFKTPQLNPCQSDGNKPTVGIRSSCDRHLLAASQNRIVDGAVFAVLKAVFVLGDAELKGSGFTVTGGTEELPEEEGGGGSGGRRQGGRNISVETASLDVYAKYVLRSICQQEWVGERCLKSLCEDSNDLQDPVLSSAQAQRLMQLICYPHRLLDNEDGENPQRQRIKRILQNLDQWTMRQSSLELQLMIKQTPNNEMNSLLENIAKATIEVFQQSAETGSSSGNTASNMPSSSKTKPVLSSLERSGVWLVAPLIAKLPTSVQGHVLKAAGEELEKGQHLGSSSRKERDRQKQKSMSLLSQQPFLSLVLTCLKGQDEQREGLLTSLYSQVHQIVNNWRDDQYLDDCKPKQLMHEALKLRLNLVGGMFDTVQRSTQQTTEWAVLLLEIIISGTVDMQSNNELFTTVLDMLSVLINGTLAADMSSISQGSMEENKRAYMNLVKKLRKELGERQSDSLEKVRQLLPLPKQTRDVITCEPQGSLIDTKGNKIAGFDSIFKKEGLQVSTKQKISPWDLFEGLKPSAPLSWGWFGTVRVDRRVARGEEQQRLLLYHTHLRPRPRAYYLEPLPLPPEDEEPPAPALLEPEKKAPEPPKTDKPGAAPPSTEERKKKSTKGKKRSQPAAKTEDYGMGPGRSGPYGVTVPPDLLHHTNPGSISHLSYRQGSIGLYTQNQPLPAGGPRVDPYRPVRLPMQKLPTRPPYPGVLPTTMTGVMGLEPSSYKTSVYRQQQPAVPQGQRLRQQLQQSQGMLGQSSVHQMTPSSSYGLQTSQGYTPYVSHVGLQQHTGPAGTMVPPSYSSQPYQSTHSSTNPTLVDPTRHLQQRPSGYVHQQAPTYGHGLTSTQRFSHQTLQQTPMIGTMTPLGAQGVQAGVRSASILPEQQQQQQQQQQQQQQQQQQQQQQQQQQYHIRQQQQQQILRQQQQQQQQQQQQQQQQQQQQQQQQQQQQQQQAHQQQQQQAAPPQPQPQSQPQFQRQGLQQTQQQQQTAALVRQLQQQLSNTQPQPSTNIFGRY from the exons AATGGACTCAGATCATCACCAAGTACTTATGGGAGCAGCTGCAAAAGATGGCTGAATACTACCGGCCAGGGCCTTCCGGAAGTGGGGGCTGTGGTTCTACTATAGGGCCCTTGCCCCATGATGTAGAGGTGGCAATCCGGCAGTGGGACTACAATGAGAAGCTAGCCATGTTCATGTTTCAG GACGGAATGCTGGACAGACATGAGTTCCTGACCTGGGTACTTGAGTGTTTTGAGAAAATCCGCCCTGGAGAGGATGAATTGCTTAAACTGCTGCTGCCCCTGCTGCTTCGA TACTCTGGGGAATTCGTTCAGTCTGCATACCTCTCCCGCCGCCTTGCCTACTTCTGTACGCGGAGACTGGCCCTGCAGCTGGATGGCATGAGCAGTCACTCATCTCATGTGATGTCTGCTCAGTCAACAAGCACACTGCCCACGACCCCTGCTCCTCAGCCCCCAACTAGCAGCACACCCTCTACACCCTTTAGTGACCTGCTTATGTGCCCTCAGCACCGGCCCCTAGTTTTTGGCCTCAGCTGTATCCTTCAG ACCATCCTCCTGTGTTGTCCTAGTGCCCTGGTTTGGCACTACTCACTGACTGATAGCCGAATCAAGACTGGCTCACCACTTGACCACCTGCCTATTGCCCCCTCCAACCTGCCCATGCCAGAGGGCAACAGTGCCTTCACTCAGCAG GTCCGTGCAAAGTTGCGGGAGATTGAGCAGCAGATCAAGGAGCGAGGACAGGCCGTTGAGGTTCGCTGGTCTTTTGATAAGTGCCAAGAAGCTACTGCAG GCTTCACCATTGGACGGGTGCTCCATACTTTGGAAGTGCTGGACAGCCATAGTTTTGAGCGCTCTGACTTCAGCAACTCTCTTGATTCCCTCTGTAATCGAATCTTTGGATTGGGGCCTAGCAAGGATGGGCACGAG ATCTCCTCAGATGATGATGCTGTGGTATCATTACTGTGTGAATGGGCTGTCAGCTGCAAGCGCTCTGGTCGTCATCGTGCGATGGTGGTAGCCAAGCTGCTGGAGAAGAGACAGGCAGAGATTGAGGCTGAG CGTTGTGGAGAATCGGAAGCCGCAGATGAGAAGGGTTCCATAGCCTCTGGCTCCCTTTCTGCTCCTAGTGCTCCCATTTTCCAGGATGTCCTCCTGCAGTTTCTGGATACACAGGCTCCCATGCTGA CGGACCCCCGAAGTGAGAGTGAGCGAGTGGAGTTCTTTAACTTGGTACTGCTTTTCTGTGAACTGATTCGACATGATGTTTTCTCCCACAACATGTACACTTGCACCCTCATCTCCCGAGGGGACCTTGCCTTCGGAGCCCCTGGTCCCCGGCCTCCCTCTCCCTTTGATGACCCTGCCGATGACCCTGAGCGCAAAGAGGCtgagggcagcagcagcagcaagctGGAG GATCCAGGCCTCTCGGAGTCTATGGACATCGACCCTAGCTCCAGTGTGCTCTTTGAGGACATGGAGAAGCCTGATTTCTCA TTGTTCTCCCCCACTATGCCCTGTGAGGGGAAAGGCAGTCCATCCCCTGAGAAACCAGATGTTGAGAAGGAGGTGAAGCCCCCACCCAAGGAGAAGCTAGAAGGGACCCTTGGGGTTCTTTATGACCAGCCGCGGCATGTGCAGTATGCCACGCACTTTCCCATCCCCCAG GAGGAGTCATGCAGCCATGAGTGCAACCAGCGGTTGGTCGTACTGTTTGGGGTGGGAAAGCAGCGAGATGATGCCCGCCATGCCATCAAGAAAATTACCAAGGATATCCTGAAGGTTCTGAACCGCAAAGGGACAGCGGAAACTG ACCAGCTTGCTCCTATTGTGCCTCTGAATCCTGGAGACCTGACATTCTTAG GTGGGGAGGATGGGCAGAAGCGGCGGCGCAACCGGCCTGAAGCCTTCCCCACTGCCGAGGATATCTTTGCTAAGTTCCAGCACCTTTCACATTATGACCAACACCAGGTCACAGCTCAG GTCTCCCGGAATGTTCTGGAGCAGATCACGAGCTTTGCCCTTGGCATGTCGTACCACTTGCCTCTGGTGCAGCATGTGCAGTTCATCTTCGACCTCATGGAATATTCACTCAGCATCAGTGGCCTCATCGACTTTGCCATTCAG CTACTGAATGAACTGAGTGTAGTTGAGGCCGAGTTGCTTCTCAAATCCTCGGATCTGGTGGGCAGCTACACCACCAGCCTGTGCCTGTGCATCGTGGCTGTCCTGCGGCACTATCACGCCTGCCTCATCCTcaaccaggaccagatggcacaGGTCTTTGAGGG GCTGTGTGGCGTAGTCAAGCATGGGATGAACCGGTCCGATGGCTCCTCCGCAGAACGCTGTATCCTTGCTTATCTCTATGATCTGTACACCTCCTGTAGCCATTTAAAGAGCAAATTTGGGGAGCTCTTCAG CGACTTCTGCTCCAAGGTGAAGAACACCATCTACTGCAACGTGGAGCCGTCAGAATCCAACATGCGCTGGGCACCTGAGTTCATGATTGACACTCTGGAGAACCCTGCCGCTCACACCTTCACCTACACAGGGCTAGGCAAGAGTCTTAGTGAGAACCCTGCTAACCGCTACAGCTTTGTCTGCAATGCCCTTATGCACGTCTGTGTGGGGCACCATGATCCCGATAG GGTGAATGACATCGCAATCCTGTGTGCAGAGCTGACCGGCTATTGCAAGTCACTGAGTGCAGAGTGGCTGGGAGTGCTTAAGGCCTTGTGCTGCTCCTCTAACAATGGCACTTGTGGTTTCAACGACCTCCTCTGCAATGTAGAT GTCAGTGACCTGTCTTTTCACGACTCCCTGGCCACTTTTGTTGCCATCCTCATCGCTCGGCAGTGTTTGCTCCTGGAGGATCTGATTCGCTGTGCAGCCATCCCTTCGCTTCTTAATGCTG CTTGCAGTGAACAGGACTCTGAGCCGGGGGCCCGGCTTACCTGCCGCATCCTCCTCCACCTTTTCAAGACACCTCAACTCAATCCTTGCCAGTCGGACGGAA ACAAGCCTACGGTAGGAATCCGCTCCTCCTGTGACCGCCACCTGCTGGCTGCCTCCCAGAACCGCATTGTGGATGGAGCTGTGTTTGCTGTTCTCAAGGCTGTGTTTGTACTTG GGGATGCGGAACTGAAGGGTTCAGGCTTCACTGTGACAGGAGGAACAGAAGAACttccagaggaggagggaggaggtggcagtGGCGGTCGGAGGCAGGGTGGCCGCAACATCTCTGTGGAGACAGCCAGTCTGGATGTCTATGCCAAGTACGTGCTACGCAGCATCTGCCAGCAG GAATGGGTAGGAGAACGTTGCCTTAAATCGCTGTGTGAGGACAGCAATGACTTGCAAGACCCAGTGTTGAGTAGCGCCCAGGCCCAGCGCCTCATGCAGCTCATCTGCTACCCACATCGGCTGCTGGACAATGAGGATGGGGAAAACCCCCAGCGGCAACGCATTAAGCGTATTCTCCAG AACTTGGACCAGTGGACCATGCGCCAGTCTTCCTTGGAGCTGCAGCTCATGATCAAGCAGACCCCTAACAAT GAGATGAACTCCCTCTTAGAGAACATCGCCAAGGCCACAATCGAGGTTTTCCAACAGTCTGCAGAGACAGGGTCGTCTTCTGGAAACACTGCAAGCAACATGCCCAGCAGCAGCAAGACCAAGCCCGTGCTCAG CTCCCTAGAGCGCTCTGGTGTATGGCTGGTGGCTCCTCTCATTGCCAAACTGCCCACCTCAGTCCAGGGGCATGTGTTAAAGGCTGCTGGGGAAGAATTGGAGAAGGGCCAGCACCTGGGTTCCTCTTCGCGCAAAGAACGCGATCGACAAAAGCAAAAGAG CATGTCCCTGTTGAGCCAGCAGCCCTTCTTATCCCTGGTGCTGACGTGTCTGAAGGGTCAGGACGAGCAGCGCGAGGGACTCCTTACCTCCCTCTACAGCCAGGTCCACCAG ATTGTGAATAATTGGAGAGATGACCAGTACTTAGACGATTGCAAGCCAAAGCAGCTAATGCATGAGGCGCTCAAACTGCGGCTCAACCTG GTGGGGGGCATGTTTGACACGGTGCAGCGCAGCACCCAGCAGACCACGGAGTGGGCTGTGCTCCTCCTGGAGATCATCATCAGCGGCACTGTCGACATGCAGTCCAACAA TGAGCTCTTCACCACCGTCTTGGACATGCTGAGCGTGCTCATCAATGGGACCCTAGCTGCGGACATGTCCAGCATCTCCCAGGGCAGCATGGAGGAAAACAAACGTGCCTACATGAACCTGGTGAAGAAGCTGCGG AAGGAGTTGGGGGAGCGCCAGTCAGACAGTCTGGAAAAAGTTCGCCAGCTGCTGCCGCTGCCCAAGCAGACCCGAGATGTCATCACATGTGAGCCGCAGGGCTCCCTTATCGACACCAAAGGCAACAAGATCGCCGGCTTCGACTCCATCTTCAAGAAGGAG GGTCTACAGGTTTCCACCAAACAAAAGATCTCCCCCTGGGATCTTTTTGAAGGCTTGAAGCCATCAGCACCACTGTCTTGGGGCTGGTTTGGAACAGTCCGGGTGGACCGGCGCGTGGCCCGCGGAGAGGAGCAGCAGCGGCTGCTGCTGTACCACACGCACCTGAGGCCCCGGCCCCGCGCCTATTACCTGGAGCCACTGCCGCTGCCGCCGGAAGATGAggagcccccagcccccgccctgcTGGAGCCTGAGAAAAAGGCTCCAGAGCCCCCCAAAACTGACAAACCTGGGGCCGCTCCCCCCAGCACTGAGGAACGCAAGAAGAAGTCCACCAAGGGCAAGAAACGCAGCCAGCCGGCCGCCAAGACAGAG GACTATGGAATGGGCCCAGGCCGGAGTGGCCCCTATGGAGTGACAGTGCCTCCGGACCTCCTGCACCACACCAACCCTGGCTCCATATCCCACCTTAGCTACAGGCAGGGCTCCATAGGCCTCTACACCCAGAACCAGCCACTGCCGGCAG GTGGCCCCCGTGTGGACCCGTACCGCCCTGTGCGGTTACCGATGCAGAAGCTGCCGACCCGACCACCTTACCCTGGAGTGCTGCCCACCACCATGACTGGCGTCATGGGACTGGAACCCTCCTCCTACAAGACGTCTGTGTACCGACAGCAGCAGCCTGCGGTGCCCCAGGGACAGCGCCTTCGCCAACAGCTCCAG CAGAGTCAGGGGATGTTGGGACAGTCATCTGTCCATCAGATGACTCCCAGCTCTTCCTACGGTTTGCAGACCTCCCAG ggCTATACTCCTTACGTTTCTCATGTGGGATTGCAGCAACACACAGGCCCCGCAGGTACCATGGTGCCCCCCAGCTACTCCAGCCAGCCTTATCAGAGCACCCACTCTTCTACCAATCCTACTCTTGTAGATCCTACCCGCCATCTGCAGCAGCGGCCCAGTGGCTATGTGCACCAGCAGGCCCCAACCTACGGACACGGGCTGACCTCTACTCAAAG GTTTTCCCACCAGACACTGCAGCAGACACCCATGATAGGCACTATGACCCCACTAGGCGCCCAGGGTGTCCAGGCTGGCGTCCGGTCGGCTTCCATCCTGcctgagcagcagcagcagcagcagcagcaacagcagcagcagcagcagcagcaacagcagcagcagcagcagcagcagcaacagtacCACAtccggcagcagcagcagcagcagatccTGCGG cagcagcagcagcagcagcagcaacagcagcagcagcagcagcagcagcagcagcagcaacagcagcagcagcagcagcagcagcagcagcaggcacaccagcagcagcagcagcaggcagctcctccccagccccagccccagtcccAGCCCCAG TTCCAGCGCCAGGGGCTTCAGCAGACCCAGCAACAACAGCAGACAGCAGCTTTGGTCCGGCAGCTCCAACAACAGCTCTCCA ATACCCAGCCACAGCCCAGTACCAACATATTTGGACGCTACTGA